A stretch of DNA from Thermodesulfobacteriota bacterium:
GGGCGACATAGGGTTCGTGGACCCCGACGGCTTCCTCACCATAACCGACAGAAAAAAAGACTTGATAATCACCTCCGTGGGGAAAAACATCGCCCCGCAGAGGATAGAGGCCGCCCTGAGGGCGGACGAATGCATAAAAGAGGCCCTGGTCTACGGCGACGGAAGACCGCACCTTGTCGCCGTCATAGTGCCGGATAAGGAGGGGCTGGACGCCGCGGGGATAAGGGACGAAGAGAGGATGAAGTTCTATGAAAAACGGATACACGCGAACCTGAAACCCTTTGCCAGGTTCGAGCAGATACGCAGGTTCGCCCTGGTCGACGACGAGCTCATCCGCGAAGAGTGCGTAACGCCGACCATGAAGCTTAAAAGGGCTATGGTGGCGGAAAAGTTCCGTGATATAATAGACGGGCTCTACGAAGTCAGTTGAGAGGAGGCTCTATATGAAGAGTACGTTCCCGGTTTCAGCCGTTTTATCCATTCTGGCAGCCGCCTTGCTCCTCACCGCGGCCGGCTGCGGAGAGCAGACGCCGGAGGCCGAGAAGAAGTCGGAAGCCGTCGCCGAGAAAACCCCGGAACCGAAGAAAGAAGCGGCCGTAGAGGCGGTGGGAACCGAACCCACGTCCGAAGAAACAACCAAGGAAAAAATCGTGGAAGATGTGGCCCCGGACGGATACACCACCCCGAGGGTGGCCTATGCGAGGAAGAACGGCATACCCGAAGAGTTCCGCGGCCTGTCGAACCCGATTGAGGCAACGGCCGAGAATATCGAGACCGGCGGAAAACTCTTTTTAAGGCAATGCGTTATGTGCCACGGAACCGGGGGCAAGGGGGACGGCCTGGGCGGCAAATCCCTTAACCCACCACCTTCGAACCTCGCACTTCTGGCCGGGACGGTCTCGGACGGCTATCTCTTCTGGGCCATGACCGAGGGGGGCAAGACCGTCGGCTCGCTCATGCCCTCGCTCAAGGGCATCTCCGAGGAGAACAGGTGGCAGCTGGTGCTCTACATGAAAGAGGAGCTTAGAGAGAAGCAATAAGCGCATGGGCGGATTTAAGGACACGAACTGGGCGGACGGGGAGTTCGCCCTTAAATACCTTGAAAACGCCGACCTCATCATCCCGGAGCGAAGCGGCTTCATGGAAACCCTTGCCTCTTTCGGCCGCCACTTCCTCGGGGGCAGACCCGGTGCCGCGCTCCTTGACCTCGGGTGCGGGGACGGTGCCTTCACCGGGGAGCTCCTGAAGCTCGACGGCTCAATGGAGGCCACTCTTGTAGACGCTTCCGGGGAGATGATCCAAAGGGCGAGGGAACGCCTCGGCGGCTTCAAGAACGTAAAGTTCATAGAGGCGAGCTTCGAAGATTTGATGGAGGAAAAGGTCGCCGTGGCCCGGTTCGACCTTGCCTCCTCCGCCCTGGCCCTCCACCACCTTCCCCGGGCGCAAAGAGGCGAGATGAACGCATACGTCCATTCCCTCCTGACCGAAGGCGGCTGGTTTATAAACATGGACGTCTGCCTTTCCCCCTCCGAGACCCTTGAAGAGTGGTACCTGAAACTCTGGGAAGAGAGGATAGTGGAGGAGCAGAGGGAGGCGGGGGTTAAGGTGGACTACGAAAGCTTCATGCGAAAGCACGGGGAGCGCAAACACCACATGAGACTCGACACGTTGACCGACCAGCTCGGGGCCCTGGAAAAGGCCGGTTTCAAAATGGTGGACTGTTTCCGCAAATATGGTATATTCGCAATATACGGAGGAAGGAAGTAAAAGCTGCCCCATGCCGCTTAAAACAGTTCGGAAAACCACGGCGCTGCACCTGCTCCTGCCGCTCCTCTGCCTGGCCGTAACGGCCTGCTCGATGGGAAGGCTCGTCCCCAAGGCGGAGGAGCCAACCGTCCTGCGCAAGTCCCTCAGGATAAGCCCGGACGCCAGAGGGGTGGCCTACATTGCCGACCTGAGAGACAAGAGGAAACGTTTTGTGGTCGTTGGCGGGAAAAAGGGCAGGCAATACGACGACATAAGGAGGGATACCCTTACCTTCAACCCCGCGGACCCCGGGGGGGGGAGGGGGACGCCGGGCATAAACCATGTGGCCTACGCTGCCAAAGACGGCGGCAGGTGGTTTATCGTTGCGGGCGGCAAGGAGGGGAAGCGCTATAACGGCATAGCGAAAAGAAGTCCCGTATTCAGCCCCGACGGCAAACACCTTGCCTATGCGGCCAAAAAGGAAGGCAAATGGTTCGTCGTCGCGGACGGCAAAGAAGGGAAGCCCTACAACTCCGTGGTGGACTGCACCATAGCCTTCAGCCCCGACGGCAGGCATATGGCATACGCGGCAAACGAGGGTAAGGAATGGTTTATCGTCATGGACGGCGAGGAGGGCAAGCGCTACGACGCAATACTCCGGGACAGCCCGGTCTTCAGCCCCGACGGCCGGAGGCTTGCATACGTGGCCAAGAGGAACAGGAAGTGGTTCGTCGTGGTGGACGGCAAGGGAGGGAAGCGCTACGACGCGATACTGAAAGACAGCATCACCTTCAGCCCGGACGGCAAGCGCCTTGCCTACGCGGCAAGGAAGGATAAGAAGTGGTTCATCGTGGTGGACGGGAAACGCGGGCCTGGATACTATATCGTCAGAAAGAACACGATAGCCTTCAGCCCGGACGGCAAACGCCTTGCCTACGCGGCCGGGGCCGGGAAGAAGGAACATTTCGTGGTCGTGGACGGGAAGGAGGGCGAGCGGTATCGGGCTATCGCGCCGGGCTCGCTTTTCTTCAGCCCGGACGGCAAGCGTATGGCATACGCGGCAAGCGAGGATAAAGAATGGTTTGTCGTGGTGAACGGTGAACATGGGCCCGGCTACGACGCGATAGTAAGGGGCAGCATCGGTTTCCTGCCGGACGGCAGGATGTTATATGCGGTCCGTGAAGGCGAAGAGCACCTCCTGGTCATGGACGAGGGTACCATGACCCTGGCCGAAGACATATACGTCCGCAGCGGGAGCATCGTTTTCGACGCTCCCGACACCCTCCGTTACCTCGTCAAAAAGGACGGAGAATTCTACCCGGTAGAGGAGAGGATAGAATAGCGGCTCGCCGAAAAGGGGTTCCCGCTACTCGACCGGTTGAAGGGATGCGACCGGAGCGCATGACAAAGACCATAACCCTTCTTACCGCCGCGCTCATGGCGCTCTCCGCCTACCCCGCCCATGCCGGCTACGGCAGGGTCGTAACACTCAACATGTCCTACCGGATCAGCTCCGAGAACGCCTCCGGGATAACGCTCCTGAGCCTCGTCCCAAGGACACTGCCCGGCAGGCAGATAGTACGCGACCTCAGCTACTTCCCGGAGCCCTCCAGGGTGTTTGACGAGAACGGCAACCGGTACGCCGAATTCGTCATAGACGACCCCGGGGGCGGCCTTACTGTCCGGATAGATGCGTCGGTGGAGATACTCGGCTATGACCTGT
This window harbors:
- a CDS encoding c-type cytochrome, which encodes MKSTFPVSAVLSILAAALLLTAAGCGEQTPEAEKKSEAVAEKTPEPKKEAAVEAVGTEPTSEETTKEKIVEDVAPDGYTTPRVAYARKNGIPEEFRGLSNPIEATAENIETGGKLFLRQCVMCHGTGGKGDGLGGKSLNPPPSNLALLAGTVSDGYLFWAMTEGGKTVGSLMPSLKGISEENRWQLVLYMKEELREKQ
- a CDS encoding methyltransferase domain-containing protein — its product is MGGFKDTNWADGEFALKYLENADLIIPERSGFMETLASFGRHFLGGRPGAALLDLGCGDGAFTGELLKLDGSMEATLVDASGEMIQRARERLGGFKNVKFIEASFEDLMEEKVAVARFDLASSALALHHLPRAQRGEMNAYVHSLLTEGGWFINMDVCLSPSETLEEWYLKLWEERIVEEQREAGVKVDYESFMRKHGERKHHMRLDTLTDQLGALEKAGFKMVDCFRKYGIFAIYGGRK